CACTCCGAAGCCTCTGACGGCGTCCGTGTTGGCTTCTGCTCCTCCGCTGGAGCAGAAGCAGATGCTCGGTAAGCCCGCGTTATACACGAGacgcatacatttaaaaaaaaaaacaaaacccgaAAAAAACCACCCTACGTTTTGAAATTGAACAGCCGTGTCTACTATGAGCAGACTCATACAAAAAAAGACTCAAGAACTCATGCcccaaaagacacaggaagtctgccattttagattgattttggccatttccagggatCCTGACAAACGTGTCCAAGTCCAAATGAGCGTTATCACGTCCTCCCCCTTCCTTTCCAGGCGAGTGTTTATTCCCGCTCATCCAGAACATGCATCAAGACCTGGTGGGGAAGATCACCGGCATGCTGCTGGAGATCGACAACTCGGAGCTGCTCCACATGCTGGAGTCGCCCGAGTCGCTCAGCTCAAAGGTGAGCGCCTCTTACAAAGTCGCCGTTCCATCGCTGACCTTTCACCCCGCCCCCGCTCCCCGCCGTGGCCACCGAGCAAAACATACGGGACGACGATGTAATCCATTGAGCTGTCGTTTTGatgtcaaaaaacaacaatccgTAAGGACATGGATAGTTTGGTTTGTTGTGACAAACGCGACTTAACGGTTTGTGCAGGTGGACGAGGCCGTGGCCGTGCTACAGGCCCATCAGGTCAAAGAGTCGTGCCAGAATTCTTACTGATGCTCCACAAACCCAACCCGAGGTAGAACTACCACTGTTCACGTCGACAAATCACTGCTGTGTTTGTGCttgatgaggttttttttttttctccattttgtgatGTTTTCTTTCGTTTTCTCTCTCAGAATGAAGGCGCTTGAGAGAACGACGCGCTCGTTCGTGGCAGTGAAGAATCTTGAGCCTTAACGCGCTCAAGTAAACGGAAaaagtggggggggaaaaaaagtcagaatataaGTAGTCAATATAAAGTATGAGAATATAAgttcacaacaaaaaaatccaaatacaaGTAAACACAATGTAAAGTATTAGAATATACTCCCTCTGTAAGTGAACaatcaaaaaaatctgaatacaagtaaacaaaacaaaaaagtattagattggaaataaacagaaaaataaaacaccagtaaagcataaaatacattttattagccaacttaaaatgacaaaatagaaatatttttcGATAATGTGGTTTTAAGGCGAGTCTTTTCCGCTGTTTTATATAGAATTGTATTCATCTGAAAATATTTGTGCTGTACGActgcctgttttttttggtttttttcctatTTGCTTATTGAGTAAACATTCTTGCACAATTTCTCtggccccttttttttttttttttatttgtcatgtGGTCAAATCGCCAACACAAATACCCATCTTAGCAAAAAGGGAGGtttctatttgagggaggcgttatttttttttttcaagcggaCAACTCGCCAAGCATCCATTttgaatggtgaaaaaaaaaacacaaaaaaacgcaCACAAATCGACGACCTAGTTTTTTTCAGATAGTAAaaaggaggcatttatttgagggAGGCTTTTAATTTTGGGCAACAGCATTCAAGGGGGTTAAGCATTTAACGCTGTCCACGTGAGTTTTTATTGGTGAAATAAATTACACAAAtctatttttgttgtaaaaaatgTGTGTAACTAAAAGCCTCCACCGTAATTGACGCCACACCCCATCCGCAGGTGAGTAAACAACCTGGACAAAAACGGAACGTTGGTGTGTTTCAAGATTTTATTGCGCTTTGGTTTTGGTGATGAAATCATCCATGTCACAAAGGTACAGAAACACATGCGGAGTCCAAAAGGAAGTCAGTCCACGATGGGAGaagatggctttttttttttcttcttcttcttcttcttcttcggtcTACCTGGCCTTTAGTTGGTCAGGGCCTTGGCCTGCTGGGTCACCTGCTCGAGGATGGCCTCCATCTGCTCCTGGAACTTCTGCATCACGGGCTCCATCTGGGACTGGAAGTTGGTGGTCATGGGCTCGATCTGCTCGTGCACGCTGGTGGCGGCGGTTCTCAGCTGCTGCTGGATGTTGGCCAGCATGGGCTCAAACTGTTTCTTCTGCTCCTCCAGGAAGGCCCTGCAAGGCAGGTGACATCAGCGGGGCTCTCCAAAAACAACCAACAACTGGCATAGTCCAGTATCCCTTGTTATTTTTGTGGAACATATCTACAAAATAAGGACATTTGcgaggcttcaaacaaaagaggGACAAGGCCACTGAACTTAGAATGTCATCAGCAGGTAGCAACAAATAGACTGGAGGAATCACAGAAAGGCTCAGAAGTGAACGTCCTTGGAAGCTGTCCTGGATTTTCACCTTTGGTTGTGGAATAACAACATGCGCTTCACTGTAGTATAACATTTTTTGTGTTGTACTCACTGAGCCTGGGTGCTCAGGTCCTGGGTGTTGATGAGCCTGTTCAGCTGAGCGGTCATTTGGTTCTTGATGTCTTCGAATTTCTGGCTGAGCGTTTCCAGGTCGACTGTGTCCTGGGCAAGGCTCCCTGCGTGCGCGACATCTTTTTTTTAGCGaatgttgttttgcactctTAAAATGAAGACATTGGTATTTGCGCGGAAATGTTGCTCTACCTTGAGCCAGCGCGATCACAACAAAGGCGGCGATGAGGACCTTCATGGTTGCAGATTGGAAAAGACCTTGGAAATCGAGAAAACAAAACTTGAGTTATTGAGGTTTCTGGTCGGGAAAATTGATGGCTGGATTTATGATGGAATTCTTTTACCCCGtgtaccttttgtgacatttacgGTCATTTATTCTATCTTGCCCAACTTGAGGGCGATTTATGGTCATCTTCAACTTCTGCATTATTTTAACTGGCACGCGTTATGTGAGGTTCATGGTGCGAATTTGTGTCGTCTTTTTAAgatgcacatttttttgtgggatttttaagttttgtttGAACCTCTGcaacttttggggggggatttACAGTAATCTTATTCCAAtttctatgattttttttttttttaagatgtggCACCTTTGTGAGAGTTATATGATAGTCTCGTTCGAACCTTTGCaacttttgtcacatttacCATAGTCTTTATTTTAACCTGCACCATTTTGAGGAGATTTATGGTAGTCTTACTTTAATTCACATGGAGGCTTAGGTCGGATCTACATTAGTCTTAGTTTAACCCGCGCGACGCTCGCGAGGTCCTATTTTAATCTTGCAAGTTTTGTGAGATTTATGGTCATCTTAATTTAAGATGTGCAAATATCTGTGAGATTTACTGTAGTCTTAACCTGCGCAACATATTGCTGGATTTCCATCCAGAGAACAAAAGTAATAGATTTGACATTTAGTGAGAATAATTTGGAATTGTAGCAAGGAAAACAATCTTGTTGACGACACAAGCGGCGTGAGACTCACCTGTAGCACAGGAGGAGTTGGACCGGGTGATGGTGGCTCCTTGGCAGGTTGGGACCCTTCTTATAGCCCCTGAGGGGGGGGCAGCCGAGGGCGCTCCTGATTGCGATTGGACGAAATAAAGATATCCGATTGGACGTTATGCGGCGCTGACAAAACGTTTTCGTGACCCTTGCTGCTCCGAGTGCCACTTGGCCAAAGTGAACCAAAGTCCATTTGTGCGCGCGGGCGGGCGTGCGTGGGTTTCTTATCATGCTGATTAAATAAAACGATGACTTCTAGGTGAATGATGACGCAGAGGGCAGTACATTTGGTCCTGACACATCAGCTTCCTGGCAAACACATTACATCATTTCCCCGATAGTGTCTTTTGTGGTTTTGGTTCATTTGGGCTTTATTTAGTCCCAGtgccatttttattcaaatatatttttataaccGTTACATTTTGGGGTGGGCGGTTATAATCAAAAGttataatgaagaaaaaaaaaaaagtgtgggaaCTGGTAATGCTCTTGTTACTGCTGTAtaaactaccaccaccaccacaactaaTAATAAAACAGCTATTATTGCGAtgagtcatttttaaattttacagtGACAATGTTGTAATGACAAACCCTGTAATActaataaaaatgttacaatgTATTTTCTTGTATGTCTTACTACGGTTTGGGTTTCATTCCTTAACCATATAATGTGTGATAGAAGATACATTTAATTGGTCCAACAACAGGAGGATGTGGACGTAAACCACCTACCTTTGCTTGCCAGGTGTCCTCTCCGCTTTATCTTTATGGCTccttgtaaacaaacaaacaaaaaagtcactgtcaatcactgtcaattgaaattattatttttttttttttctttacaacgCCGGGGGGGGCCCCACATGTGCTCGTGAATAAAACCTCCGGCGATAAATCCCTCTTTGTGCTCCGAAGGCCTTGATGGAAGCCAGATGTTGGCAATTGTGGGAATGTGGAGCCccgttggatttttttttttgcgccacaGCTTGTCCGGCATTGCCGTGAGTCCTTTTGTCGATGTCTTCAAATGATCGAAAACACATAATTTAATGTCCACAACAGAATTAAATTATGTGCGCTGTGCTTTGTGAGACATTATCCAATATATGAGTTCTTTTATTGCGTCGTTTGCTGTGCTTTATATGCTGCTAAGTAGCTTCCAATGTTGTTCCCCTTGGTAAAGCTTACAATGGTTGAGGGATATTATATTCCTCTTTTTGACCAATGAATCGCCTTTTGGGGGACTTCAACACGTCTGAAAACCACTACCAGAAGCACAGACGTACCTTTGCAACCGAAACGCTAAGATTTTTTCGAAACCCCTTATTCTCTTCCAGTGTTAGTATGGttatgttgtctgtctacattgtgctgcaccatttgtgttttaATCTCCCTTGCTAAAAGGGTGATAATGTCGTGACTATCGATGCTTTTTGTTAGCAGAAATTCCCAAGGCATGGTTATGTGCTTGTTTTGAcgacacaaagtgtaattctttgtttcgTGTGgactttgacagtaaacttcaactgggagtggaaatAAACAGCCT
This is a stretch of genomic DNA from Phycodurus eques isolate BA_2022a chromosome 20, UOR_Pequ_1.1, whole genome shotgun sequence. It encodes these proteins:
- the LOC133396106 gene encoding type-4 ice-structuring protein LS-12-like translates to MKVLIAAFVVIALAQGSLAQDTVDLETLSQKFEDIKNQMTAQLNRLINTQDLSTQAQAFLEEQKKQFEPMLANIQQQLRTAATSVHEQIEPMTTNFQSQMEPVMQKFQEQMEAILEQVTQQAKALTN